A segment of the Eleutherodactylus coqui strain aEleCoq1 chromosome 6, aEleCoq1.hap1, whole genome shotgun sequence genome:
CTTCATGCACTCGTAAAGCTGCCCGAACAGTTCTCAAGGAAAACTGCAACAGCCTTTACCTCTTGGCCAAATCACAGCTTAGGATAAGATGGGATGCAGAAAGTAGTAGTAGACCCCAATCCACAACTCACCTCACACAATGTTTCTCTCTAGGACGGGCTGTTGGATAATAACACGCTTAAAGTCAAAACAGCTAAGATTCAATGTGATAAACCGTCCTTCGTGCATTAACTCTGCCAGCCCGCGCCCCACAGCTGGAGCCTGCTGCAAGCCGTGCCCACTGAAGCCACAGGCAAAGTACAAGTTCTGCACCAGTGGGTGAGCCCCAATGATCCCGTTCTGGTCAAAGGTGTTGTAATCGTAATACCCGGCCCAGGCCGACTTCACCTGCAAAATTGCAATGAACACCAcgttattacatgaattacacgaTTCAACCCAAAGTGAAATGGACAATTTCCAGTAGCCAGAGTGCCTTTCTGAAATGCCTTGTGTCCAGACACTTACATGAGgagcttaaagggccagtccagtcTGTAGAATAATAGAAAAGTTGTGCATCCTTCTAATATAATTTGTTTCAATTCCTCACTGTTCGCAAGAGCTCTGCTTCCTGTGTGGGAACAGCAACCTTCATGTTCGCATCTAGAGGCTAAAAACATGAAGAAACCTTTTACTTCTCATAGCTGGGGGTTTGCTAGTTACAACCATGTCCTGTCTAGGTAAATATATTTCCCGAGAATttcttacaatgtatcagtgtggcaAAATATCAGTTCAGCTCTCAGACCATAatctagactagagatgagcgagtatactcgctaaggcactactcgctcgattaatatgccttagccgagtatctccccgcctgtccctaaagattcgggggccaccgcagctgacaggtgagttgcggcggggagcgggcgggagagagagatctcccctccgtttctcctcgctctcccccgccgctccccgcccgaacctttagggacgagcggggagatactcggctaaggcacattactcgagcgagtagtgccttagcgagtatacacgctcatctctaatctagacTGAATACTACAGTAACAGAACCTCAAGCTGTCAGAAACTTTAGTTCCTTGTAAGTTTTCATCCTCTGTTCACTGccagaaaacaaaaaatttgggaaatggCGAGGAATTGAAACAAAGTTATGAAGTTGCAGAACTCTTCATTATACAGcaattaatggggggggggggtggctttcTCAGGCTGTAAAGAAGATTCTGGCAACAGATAAAGGGTGACTGCACTTCTATAAAACCACCCGCATCGCCAAGGCTTTAGTAAGACCACTTACCAAGGACCTACCTTTAAGGACTCAAATACCGGCACTCTGTGCGCCAAGAGCGGCCAAACCTTCTCTTGGAAATAATTGTGGTCCACATCCAGATTACTGGTGTCCGGCTCCTCTTCCTGCGTAGAAGAAAGTGACAAAATAAacggcttattttttttttttaagtttgagcTGCCGCCATCTTGTATGTGCCAACCACATACCTCCGTGGGAGACATGCCTCCGATGTAGTTTCCTCCCAGCCCTTCCCTCCTGAAATAAGCCCCTGTGCTGTCAATCAGCAATGGGCAATCCAGGCCTGGACCATTGGGACAGTGGAACATGTAGACGTATCTGGAAGAGAAGTCACATGATCGTTACCTCCGCTGCGTTATTAATTTGCAAGTGAAGTGTGTCGTCATTTGTAACCGTGGAAGGAAGATTGATAGGTAATTTCCTAAAACTGTAATTAACTCTTAGTAGTTTTTGTGGTGCAAATTTAAATCACATAAATAACTGGAGACGATAATATGTTATAATGCTGCATCCTCGTTGCCATGCCTCTACTGCCATTATATGGCAGGCTGCAATGAAAATGGCGCCACTGTTATAATTGACTAGGATGAGGATACCTTTTTCTGGGCTCTACAGGAAGTTTGACTTCATAGGTGCCTGGGTTCCCATGGCCAATCCCAACCATCTCTGCCACTTTGGAAGACCAGGCGCCAGCAGTGTTAACGACTGCCATACATTCCACATGCTGAGTTTCCAAACTGTTCTGCGTTTGAACCTGGAATTAGAAAAATATCAGAATACCcagtgtgtgcgtgtatatgtatatatatatatatatatatatataaataattaaaaaaaaaaaaagatacaactgTAAAAATATCAGGAATGAAATCACACAATGGTCATATCCAAGCATACTCACAATAACTTGTTTGATTCGTTTGAGGTTTATTGAATCACCCTCCGCCGTCAACATTTCTCGAGTGACATAGTCAAACCCTacaagaaaaaaacccaaaaataaCAAATTTATAAGATGCAGCAAACATCGGATATGGCATTCTAAAATAGTCCCAGTCAAACCAGTGGTCGGGCCAATTCATATGGGGTATATTCAGGCCATGGGCTGTCCctgtattccacagacagcacagaGTCCTATAATAGGTTATTCACAAGTCTGATTTTTCACATGAATCGacgatccatgtgaaaaaaaatgactatGTGTCCTATTCATTTTTGCAggtgagaatagaacatgcaatgtgcAACTGGTACAGAACAGGGACGGGCGTTATTGTGCTGTCTGATACAAGCTGGACTCAAGTTTCTCGAGTGCAGCTTGCAAAATGGTCATGTGAGGATGGTCTAGGTCTCATATCACACTGTACAATACAGCCTCAAGTAGAGCGCTGCCATCGGGGGGTCATTAGTGGCCTGCATTTATTTAGACAGTATTAATTTTTGAGGGGCGATTTTTGTCCACTAAATCCCTATGCAGCGCGCTCTTAAAACAAGTAAAACATAGTATTAGGTAAAGATAATTTATGGTCACATTGCCCAGAAGTTCAGTCAACGGCTCAATTCAAGCAAAAGAGGCAGTTTGGAAGCTCATGCTTTGGGGAGGGAAGGGATACCATATCGTTGGATAAAGGATACCAATTATTCTTACACTTACGGAAACCATAGTGAAAATTGACACTTGTTCAATAAATTGGGGAACTCACCTACTACCTCTCCATGGCAATGCAAGACACCCATGGACAGAGCCTTCTGCCGGAAAGCATTGAGCAGAGTCCAGGGATCGAACCAGCCTTCATTCTCCAGACCTAGAAACCAAGTAAGGATAAATAGTTcctttaaggccgctttcagatgagcatattataGCCCTGGTGACCGAATCCAATAGTTGAGCATGGAGCAGCATCTTACCATAAGAAGCCAGCGCCACATCCTGAATATTGATCCACGGAAACTTTTTCTTGAGCTGATCTGGAGAAAGTAGTGCGACTTTGGCTCCCTGTTCCCTGGGATGTAAGAAAATACAAAGTATCACCAAAACAATCGGAGATTTCCTACTTCTATTCTTGCCTTGGAACGCTGGGTGACAATTCATTTGGCAGCTCCCATAACGGCCGTCACTCATTTCCTGGGAGTTCTGAATGGCTATAAGAGGGTGTTGTATAACAAGGCAGGTCTGCcattgggaaagctgggtagcaACGCCATGGGACAATTCTTAGTTATAATGTACTTACTGCCCATGACATCTTGTGCCCAAGTGTTAATAATTAGGACATAAAATATACTGGCTCAGCTCTGGCACTCACACTTTTTGGAATGTATCCTAGATCAAGGACTTGCTGACAGTCTAAGGGAGGCATTCATATGATCTGCCAGCTGTGGGCAAAGTCATGAATGAACGATGACCCGTAACAGACGTCCACAAGAACTGCAAAAATCTTCATACGGCAAAATCCATTGCTGCTCTCATAGA
Coding sequences within it:
- the FOXRED1 gene encoding FAD-dependent oxidoreductase domain-containing protein 1, producing MSAGRLCRKGSCLLLARGDPVLGATAWKHKSFKTYTAALKQDDFSKLISTEMVKIQKKAKEALPGSDWSPFKSMDHLPPEHADVVIVGGGIMGWSVAYWVKKLQTQRTTFKVVVVERDPSYSHASTVLSAGGIRQQFSRPENIQMSLFGADFLRNVNDYLGIENGDRIDIQFNPSGYLFLSSEKSAEILEENYRVQREQGAKVALLSPDQLKKKFPWINIQDVALASYGLENEGWFDPWTLLNAFRQKALSMGVLHCHGEVVGFDYVTREMLTAEGDSINLKRIKQVIVQTQNSLETQHVECMAVVNTAGAWSSKVAEMVGIGHGNPGTYEVKLPVEPRKRYVYMFHCPNGPGLDCPLLIDSTGAYFRREGLGGNYIGGMSPTEEEEPDTSNLDVDHNYFQEKVWPLLAHRVPVFESLKVKSAWAGYYDYNTFDQNGIIGAHPLVQNLYFACGFSGHGLQQAPAVGRGLAELMHEGRFITLNLSCFDFKRVIIQQPVLERNIV